In the Geobacter sp. FeAm09 genome, one interval contains:
- a CDS encoding 2-dehydropantoate 2-reductase: MKNICIYGAGAVGGFIGAQLARAGFAVGVVDQGATLTALQQHGLRLHTDNETFTVAVNAVAEPEALGIQDLVIIAVKATAMGAIARRIAPLIGPQTMVMTAMNGVPWWFFNGFGGDFSGMSLESVDPQGTIAAAIPAGNVVGGVVHGSFALFEPGYVKHVFGNTLIIGEPDGTLSERIRSLEQLLTAAGLHIVVSRNIQQDIWFKLWGNMTMNPVSALTGATCDRILDDPLVNRFCLRVMEEAAQIGRVIGCPVEQNGEERNGVTRKLGAFKTSMLQDVEAGRAVELDALIGSVREIGQKIGMQTPNIDALLGLARLHASVRGLYR; encoded by the coding sequence ATGAAGAACATCTGCATCTATGGCGCCGGGGCGGTGGGCGGGTTCATAGGCGCCCAATTGGCCCGCGCGGGTTTCGCCGTCGGCGTGGTCGATCAGGGGGCCACGCTGACGGCCCTGCAGCAGCACGGACTCAGGCTGCATACCGATAATGAGACCTTCACGGTGGCGGTCAATGCGGTGGCCGAACCGGAGGCCCTCGGCATACAGGACCTGGTCATCATCGCCGTCAAGGCGACCGCCATGGGGGCCATTGCCCGGCGGATCGCCCCGTTGATCGGCCCCCAGACCATGGTCATGACCGCCATGAATGGCGTGCCGTGGTGGTTTTTCAACGGCTTCGGCGGTGACTTTTCGGGGATGAGCCTCGAATCCGTGGACCCCCAGGGGACGATTGCCGCGGCCATACCTGCGGGCAACGTCGTGGGAGGGGTCGTCCACGGCAGTTTTGCGCTGTTCGAGCCCGGCTACGTGAAGCATGTTTTCGGCAACACGCTCATTATCGGCGAGCCCGACGGGACCCTGTCGGAGCGTATCCGTTCCCTGGAGCAGCTGCTCACGGCGGCGGGGCTCCATATCGTCGTCTCCCGGAATATCCAGCAGGACATCTGGTTCAAGCTCTGGGGAAACATGACCATGAACCCTGTTTCGGCACTTACCGGCGCAACCTGCGACAGGATCCTCGACGACCCCCTGGTCAACCGGTTTTGCCTGCGGGTCATGGAGGAGGCGGCACAGATCGGCAGGGTCATCGGCTGCCCGGTGGAGCAGAACGGGGAGGAGCGGAACGGGGTCACCCGCAAGTTGGGCGCCTTCAAGACCTCCATGCTCCAAGACGTGGAGGCCGGCCGGGCTGTGGAACTGGATGCCCTGATCGGTTCGGTCCGTGAAATAGGCCAGAAGATCGGCATGCAAACGCCGAATATCGATGCCCTTTTAGGGCTTGCGCGGCTCCATGCGTCGGTGCGGGGCTTATACCGATAG
- a CDS encoding MFS transporter, whose protein sequence is MESREHTAARLLLVACTISFVSYLGSYMRLPIVPLFAASLGADAVQVGMINGAFMLMAAALSIPSGLISDRLGRRPPLLGGLLILTGSSLLLYWSNSPLQIAFIYLAFGVGLSTLSPSLMASVADVTTPAALGRAYGWYTMAMYTGMALGPAVGGFLGTALGLRMVFPVAGGLIFAMFFVALCLLPRHAGHRRGGSSPAIRPALRVLWANRPFAACLVATLGSSLGYGMFVTFMPLAMKGQGMTTTHVGFVFAIQTLANALSRYPSGWLCDRVADRGRLVAGGLALFFLALAAFGPCTSVGPLMAVAALMGGSMGVAYTVICALIADVVPREVRGLAMGCYNTCVYSGMMLSSAGMGPIVRAEGFRAGFFVIGAVGVVVLFLFTAVYRGHPAAR, encoded by the coding sequence ATGGAATCACGAGAGCATACCGCTGCCAGGCTGCTGCTGGTCGCCTGCACCATCAGTTTCGTCAGTTACCTCGGTTCGTACATGCGCTTGCCGATTGTGCCGCTGTTTGCCGCGTCCCTGGGCGCCGATGCGGTCCAGGTCGGGATGATCAATGGCGCCTTCATGCTCATGGCGGCCGCCCTCTCCATACCGTCGGGTCTCATTTCCGACCGGCTGGGCCGTCGTCCCCCCCTCCTGGGCGGTCTGCTCATCCTTACCGGCTCGTCGCTCCTGCTTTACTGGAGCAACAGCCCGCTGCAGATCGCCTTTATCTATCTGGCCTTCGGCGTAGGGCTGTCAACCCTCTCGCCGTCACTCATGGCCTCCGTGGCCGACGTCACCACCCCTGCAGCGTTGGGACGTGCCTATGGCTGGTATACCATGGCGATGTACACCGGCATGGCCCTCGGGCCTGCCGTCGGAGGTTTCCTGGGCACCGCCCTGGGGCTGCGGATGGTGTTCCCCGTGGCGGGGGGACTTATCTTTGCCATGTTTTTCGTGGCGCTCTGTCTGCTCCCCCGGCATGCCGGCCACCGTCGTGGTGGGAGCTCCCCCGCCATCCGGCCCGCGCTGAGGGTGCTTTGGGCCAACCGCCCCTTCGCCGCCTGCCTCGTCGCCACCCTGGGAAGCAGCCTGGGGTACGGGATGTTCGTCACCTTTATGCCGCTCGCCATGAAGGGGCAGGGGATGACCACAACGCACGTGGGGTTCGTGTTCGCGATCCAGACCCTGGCCAATGCCCTGTCCCGCTACCCGTCGGGATGGCTGTGCGACCGGGTTGCCGACAGGGGGCGGCTCGTGGCCGGCGGCCTGGCCCTGTTCTTCCTGGCCCTGGCCGCCTTCGGGCCCTGCACCTCCGTGGGGCCGCTCATGGCGGTCGCCGCGCTGATGGGAGGCAGCATGGGGGTCGCCTATACGGTCATCTGCGCGCTCATTGCCGACGTTGTGCCCCGGGAAGTGCGCGGGCTTGCCATGGGGTGCTACAACACCTGCGTCTATTCCGGCATGATGCTGAGTTCGGCCGGCATGGGGCCGATCGTCCGGGCAGAAGGGTTCAGGGCCGGTTTTTTCGTTATCGGGGCTGTGGGAGTCGTGGTACTGTTCCTGTTCACGGCGGTGTACCGCGGCCATCCTGCGGCCCGCTGA
- a CDS encoding NAD(P)H-dependent oxidoreductase subunit E has translation MSDPEDTGVPPCLSEIIRDLPEIEQQLVNILNGLQEKNGHIPEEELRSLALLTRQPESALHALVGFFDSFRTCPLGRNHLSVCYGTACYARGADLVYDRLAGEVELDADGTSTDGFITLDKVQCVGACSLAPVIRVNGKLEGPVKSHRMSARLRELKKDDVLPD, from the coding sequence ATGTCAGATCCTGAAGATACCGGCGTACCGCCCTGCTTGTCCGAAATCATCCGGGATCTGCCCGAGATCGAACAACAGCTTGTCAATATCCTCAACGGCTTGCAGGAGAAAAACGGCCACATCCCGGAAGAGGAGCTGCGGAGCCTGGCACTGCTGACCCGGCAACCGGAATCCGCCTTGCACGCCCTGGTCGGTTTTTTCGATTCCTTTCGCACCTGCCCCCTGGGGAGGAACCATCTGTCCGTCTGTTACGGCACCGCCTGCTATGCCCGGGGCGCCGACCTGGTCTACGACCGGCTGGCCGGCGAAGTGGAACTCGATGCCGACGGCACCTCCACCGACGGTTTCATCACCCTGGACAAGGTGCAGTGCGTCGGGGCATGCAGCCTGGCACCGGTGATACGTGTCAATGGCAAGCTCGAAGGGCCGGTGAAATCGCATCGGATGTCTGCCCGGCTGCGGGAGCTGAAGAAGGACGATGTCCTCCCCGACTGA
- a CDS encoding NADH-ubiquinone oxidoreductase-F iron-sulfur binding region domain-containing protein: protein MSSPTEKTAAGGGVYRGVQRGTGQESTPSARPRAAEEIAQLLAARAGLRNIPPVLVELAQQGHRLLCPTTMSRIGVGAATCGLAAGAGERLALLAARPDFKDRVVVRHVGCLGACFGEPLVDVRTPDGRHYLFGRVGSHLHWPIIRTAQMGTLQKGAWLVMREREPGLLTGYEDLEVETVIDGNFAAFFEHQTRRVSGNCGLIDPTSLPEYVAAGGYFAFAKALLELSPSRVIAEVTASGLRGRGGGGFRTGHKWESAAAGADRQRIVIANGDEGDPGAYMDRTLLESDPHRVLEGIMLAAYAVGADQAHIFVRREYPLSVERLRRAIADARAAGLLGGNILGTDFSLRIGITQSAGAFVCGEETSLLRVMEGHRGEPAPRPPYPAQSGYRGHPTVINNVETLANVPWIIARGADDFRGAGNGDSPGTKIFCLTGDIPNAGFIEIPLGTGARTVVEGIGGAAPGNVNALQIGGPSGGIVPYDDFPLDFSAVASVGAMIGSGGLVVLDATRCLVDLVHHLVSFMAAESCGQCLLCRDGLATLEGMLARLTANRGTPDTIERMEELAHAIPDLSRCGLGRSAVNPLLTTLRHFRGDYAAHLDGVCPAASCKALIRLEIIPSLCTDCLGCYEACPVNAVKLHPGTRGAARYSFDDDLCVRCRICVEICPHGCIVAVPRGKP, encoded by the coding sequence ATGTCCTCCCCGACTGAGAAAACCGCGGCCGGCGGCGGGGTATATCGCGGCGTGCAGCGGGGGACCGGGCAGGAGAGCACCCCGTCCGCCCGCCCCCGTGCTGCGGAAGAGATCGCGCAGCTCCTGGCCGCCCGGGCCGGTTTGCGGAATATCCCCCCCGTGCTCGTGGAACTGGCCCAACAGGGGCACCGGCTCCTCTGCCCAACCACCATGTCCCGGATCGGCGTGGGCGCAGCCACCTGCGGCCTGGCGGCCGGAGCCGGCGAGCGCTTGGCCCTGCTGGCCGCCCGCCCCGATTTCAAAGACAGGGTCGTGGTACGCCATGTGGGGTGCCTCGGTGCCTGCTTCGGGGAGCCGCTGGTGGATGTCCGCACCCCGGACGGCCGGCATTACCTCTTCGGCAGGGTCGGCAGCCACCTGCATTGGCCCATCATCCGCACGGCCCAGATGGGGACGTTGCAGAAGGGGGCCTGGCTGGTCATGCGTGAGCGGGAGCCGGGTCTGCTCACCGGCTATGAGGACCTGGAAGTCGAAACGGTCATCGACGGCAATTTCGCCGCCTTTTTCGAACATCAGACGCGGCGCGTCAGCGGCAACTGCGGCCTCATCGACCCCACCAGCCTGCCCGAGTACGTCGCCGCCGGCGGGTATTTCGCTTTTGCGAAGGCGTTGCTGGAACTCAGTCCCTCCCGGGTGATCGCCGAGGTCACCGCCTCGGGGCTGCGCGGCCGGGGGGGCGGCGGTTTCAGGACCGGCCACAAGTGGGAGAGCGCGGCCGCCGGCGCCGACCGGCAGCGGATCGTCATCGCCAACGGGGACGAAGGCGACCCCGGCGCCTACATGGACCGGACCCTCCTGGAAAGCGACCCCCACCGGGTCCTGGAGGGGATCATGCTGGCCGCCTATGCCGTCGGCGCCGACCAGGCCCACATCTTTGTGCGCCGCGAGTATCCGCTGTCGGTGGAGCGCCTGCGGCGGGCGATCGCCGATGCCCGGGCCGCCGGGCTCCTGGGGGGGAACATCCTGGGAACGGACTTCTCGCTCCGGATCGGCATCACCCAAAGCGCGGGGGCGTTCGTCTGCGGAGAGGAAACCTCCCTGCTCCGGGTCATGGAAGGACATCGCGGCGAACCCGCGCCCCGCCCGCCGTACCCGGCCCAGAGCGGTTACCGCGGCCATCCGACGGTGATCAACAACGTGGAGACCCTGGCCAATGTACCCTGGATAATCGCCCGCGGCGCCGACGACTTCCGTGGGGCGGGCAACGGCGACAGTCCGGGGACCAAGATCTTCTGCCTGACCGGCGACATACCAAACGCCGGCTTCATCGAGATCCCCCTCGGTACGGGCGCCCGGACCGTCGTGGAGGGGATCGGCGGCGCAGCGCCCGGCAACGTCAATGCATTGCAGATCGGCGGCCCCTCCGGCGGTATCGTGCCCTACGACGATTTTCCCCTGGATTTCTCTGCGGTTGCCTCCGTGGGCGCCATGATCGGTTCCGGCGGCCTGGTCGTACTGGATGCAACCCGCTGCCTGGTGGACCTTGTCCATCATCTGGTCAGCTTCATGGCTGCCGAATCGTGCGGTCAATGCCTGCTGTGCCGGGACGGCCTGGCCACGCTGGAAGGGATGCTGGCGCGTCTCACCGCCAACAGGGGGACCCCGGACACGATCGAAAGGATGGAGGAGTTGGCCCATGCCATCCCGGACCTCTCGCGGTGCGGGCTGGGGCGCTCGGCGGTCAATCCGCTGCTGACGACGCTCCGCCATTTTCGGGGAGACTATGCCGCACACCTTGACGGGGTTTGCCCCGCCGCTTCCTGCAAGGCTTTGATCCGGTTGGAGATTATTCCCTCCCTCTGCACGGACTGCCTCGGCTGCTACGAGGCGTGCCCGGTCAATGCGGTAAAATTGC
- the glp gene encoding gephyrin-like molybdotransferase Glp codes for MTNYDKARSSILEKINVLEAVEQPLMDCIGQVLAEDVYSEYDLPQVDSSAPDGYAVRSVDIMRASKANPAILQIIETVRAGSLPKKKIRSGTAARIMTGSALPKGADCVVRFEDTDEPADKNGPNSGNPSEVKVYLRVAPGSNIRKAGSTIAKGALVLPKGALIGPAQISALTANGKNRIRVVRRPVIAVISTGDELIAAGRRLSPGKAYDCNSAAIASLISHYGGIPMVLGIARDNEESVSAMMRKGAMADAIITSGGVSKGDYDLIRLVIGKIGELHFSRIKMGPGASFAFGQTHGTLEGGTGGPIPVFALAGPPSGCLINFETLVRPALLKMLGYTKIKHATVKATALDSLPDRKAIAFVKWSKLHDSRGEYRVKLNCSEETGTLASMAMANSLTIIPEGAKVEAGDRIQVLPLDWCLGPVHQD; via the coding sequence ATGACAAATTACGACAAAGCGCGATCCAGTATCCTTGAGAAGATCAATGTACTGGAAGCCGTGGAGCAGCCCCTGATGGACTGCATCGGCCAGGTTTTGGCGGAGGACGTTTATTCGGAATACGATCTGCCCCAGGTGGACTCTTCCGCGCCGGACGGCTACGCGGTAAGGTCCGTCGATATCATGCGCGCCAGTAAGGCGAATCCCGCCATACTGCAGATCATCGAGACGGTCAGGGCCGGAAGCCTGCCGAAAAAGAAGATCCGCAGCGGTACGGCGGCGAGAATCATGACCGGATCGGCACTGCCCAAGGGGGCGGATTGTGTCGTACGGTTTGAAGACACGGATGAACCGGCAGACAAGAACGGCCCCAACAGCGGCAACCCTTCCGAGGTAAAGGTCTATCTCAGGGTTGCACCGGGAAGCAATATCCGGAAAGCGGGGAGCACGATTGCGAAAGGCGCCCTGGTGCTGCCGAAGGGGGCACTTATCGGCCCGGCCCAAATATCTGCGCTCACGGCAAACGGAAAAAACCGGATCCGGGTGGTCCGGCGTCCGGTCATTGCGGTCATCTCCACCGGCGACGAATTGATCGCCGCCGGTCGGAGACTGTCCCCCGGCAAGGCCTACGATTGCAATAGCGCCGCAATCGCTTCGCTCATTTCCCACTACGGCGGCATACCGATGGTGCTGGGGATTGCCCGCGACAACGAAGAGTCGGTTTCGGCCATGATGAGAAAGGGGGCCATGGCGGATGCGATCATCACCAGCGGCGGCGTTTCCAAGGGGGACTATGACCTGATCCGGCTGGTGATAGGCAAAATAGGCGAGTTGCATTTTTCCCGGATCAAGATGGGGCCCGGCGCCTCTTTTGCCTTCGGCCAGACGCACGGGACCCTCGAGGGAGGCACAGGCGGTCCCATCCCGGTATTCGCCCTGGCCGGCCCCCCGTCCGGCTGCCTGATCAATTTTGAAACCCTGGTGCGGCCGGCCTTGCTCAAGATGCTCGGCTATACGAAGATCAAACATGCGACGGTCAAGGCGACCGCCCTGGATTCATTGCCGGACCGGAAAGCGATAGCATTCGTAAAATGGAGCAAGCTTCACGATTCCCGCGGCGAATACCGGGTCAAGCTGAATTGCTCCGAGGAAACGGGAACGCTGGCATCCATGGCAATGGCCAATTCGCTCACCATCATCCCGGAAGGGGCGAAGGTCGAGGCCGGCGACCGGATCCAGGTCCTGCCACTGGACTGGTGTCTCGGCCCCGTTCACCAAGACTGA